In the genome of Halanaerobiales bacterium, the window TATGATCGCCCTGTTCCCATTGTACTCCTTCTTTTACATTCTGATAATCCTTAATACTACTCAATGCCAGATTTTTTAATTTTTCTGGTAAATCAAAAAAAGAAAAGGTGGTTTTCCCTTGTTCATAAGCTGCACCATCAATATTAATGTTAAGTAAAATACTTTCAAAATTTCCTTTGTTTTCTTCAATGTATTTCATCTGGCCAGGAACTGCATAATAATCTTCACCATTGAATGCAACCAATTCTATTTGTTTATTTCCGTCGTAATTTTGTAACAATTCTGCAAGTATTAGTAAAACAGTTATACCTGTAGCATTATCAGTTGCACCGGGCGTCCCTTTTTTAGAATCTATATGAGCTGTAACAACAATTCTTTTATTACCTACTGCTCCAATACTTCCAACAACATTGTATCCATAGCTGGATATTCTTTTAGATGAAATTTTCAGGGAAACATTTTTTCCAACAAAACTAATAATTTTTTTACTCTCTTCTTCTGTCATATATACCGAAGGAATATCAAAATCCCCATCTTCGATAAGTGGGAAAGGATAAACTCCTCCTGCAAGCGAAGTATTTCTATTTGTTGCACAAATAATTGCTGAAGCCCCTGATTTTTCTATTGCTGCTACTATCCTTTGATGTTCTTCAGGATTATAAAAAACAAAATTTTTGGGCATAAGCTGTTCTTTTGCTAGTTCTCCATGAATTAAAAGAATTTTATCCTTAAAATTTCCATTTTCTAATTCTGATATCATTGATACACTTTTTAATTGGCTTGTCCCTTGAAAACCAAGTGAATACGGACTCACTTTAACCCTATAATCTTGGTTATTAACTTGCAAAACTGCTCCACCGTTTTTCCAGTCAATTGCACTAAACTCCTGGGATATTGTTTGCCAGCCGAAAAAATTTAATTTTTTCTCAAAATAATCGCTTGCCTGCCTGTTGCCTTCACTACCAACAACTCTTTCTGCTATTTTGATACATAGTTTATTCATATATTCTATACATCTTTCTTTACACTTTGCTTTATCCATTTATTACCTCCATTTTTGACTAAAGCAATTTCAGCTGTTTTCTTTTCAATATCATACAAATTCTTTAATTTCATATATTCATTTAAATCTTTAGCAAGAATCGAATGACCTTCCTTTGCTTCTACATATAGTTCTTTTTTATATTTTTTTATTTCTTTCTTTATAAAATCAACTTCATTATCATCCAATTGTTTTCCATCTTTTTCAAATTGAAATTTAATAACTGATTCTGCAGGAAGATCCCAGTACTTAAATAAATTCACTATCTGGTCTCATATTATCATCATATTCATTTGTACTCAATTTTTATCCCCAAATTATAATTTAACATTTATCATCTAACCAATCTATAACTGTATCCAGCATAAGCTGTATATTACCTATTTGACAATGATTATCAGCTTGTTCATCTTTTGTAAATACTCTTTCAGTAAGTGACTTCACATTAGTTAACGCCCTTTTTTGCATTTTGTGCATTTTAAATGGAATAAAATGATCATTTTTAGCTGTCATCAAAAAAACATTTTGCTTGACTAATTCTGAATAAAGATTTGATTCATTCA includes:
- a CDS encoding M28 family peptidase, with the translated sequence MDKAKCKERCIEYMNKLCIKIAERVVGSEGNRQASDYFEKKLNFFGWQTISQEFSAIDWKNGGAVLQVNNQDYRVKVSPYSLGFQGTSQLKSVSMISELENGNFKDKILLIHGELAKEQLMPKNFVFYNPEEHQRIVAAIEKSGASAIICATNRNTSLAGGVYPFPLIEDGDFDIPSVYMTEEESKKIISFVGKNVSLKISSKRISSYGYNVVGSIGAVGNKRIVVTAHIDSKKGTPGATDNATGITVLLILAELLQNYDGNKQIELVAFNGEDYYAVPGQMKYIEENKGNFESILLNINIDGAAYEQGKTTFSFFDLPEKLKNLALSSIKDYQNVKEGVQWEQGDHSIFLQHDIPAIAVSSEWFTESDKSQDITHTKKDNIGIVDIDKIIEIVDILINIIKDI